Proteins encoded within one genomic window of Phototrophicus methaneseepsis:
- a CDS encoding BMP family lipoprotein, with translation MYAARKWFLGVIVLLVGVLVIAPAAAQDDEFVFGMILVGPSSDQGWSQAHYEAGEYVIEKLAEEGITARQIVFENLNPAVNPQTTLMDVVESMVDEGAQLIFTTSDEFEPDTLEAAAEYPEVAFVHATGSAALGQSPADIFPDLYEAVEAEAAPENFANIMGEMEYGKMIAGCAAALTTETGKISYLGPLTNAETRRLVASAYLGAKYCYENYAGGDPAALGFEVIWIGYWIPTPDTLDPAQVTNTFFDTGSDVVISGIDPQDALIVAGQRREQGDNVYAIPYDYVGACETAPDACLGIPYFNWGPSYLEFVQEVMAGEFEPTWEWLGPDWADINAADTSAVGWENGPALSEEAAASLESFIAEIAAFEAEDNEAFFLWEGPLNYQDGTVLAEEGEFVDPLAIWYLPQLLEGITGDSTLSE, from the coding sequence ATGTACGCAGCCCGTAAATGGTTTTTAGGAGTAATCGTTCTGCTGGTCGGCGTGTTGGTCATCGCACCAGCCGCTGCACAAGATGATGAATTCGTTTTTGGTATGATTTTAGTCGGTCCGAGTTCCGACCAGGGTTGGAGCCAGGCCCATTATGAAGCCGGTGAATACGTCATCGAAAAACTGGCGGAAGAAGGCATCACCGCCCGCCAAATCGTCTTTGAAAACCTCAACCCGGCTGTGAACCCGCAGACCACCCTGATGGATGTGGTCGAAAGCATGGTTGATGAAGGCGCACAACTCATCTTCACCACCTCCGATGAATTTGAACCCGATACATTAGAAGCAGCCGCTGAATACCCGGAAGTGGCGTTTGTCCATGCAACGGGCAGTGCGGCACTGGGCCAATCACCAGCCGATATTTTCCCTGACCTGTACGAAGCTGTCGAAGCAGAAGCTGCTCCGGAGAACTTCGCCAACATCATGGGCGAGATGGAATACGGCAAGATGATTGCTGGCTGCGCCGCAGCGCTGACCACTGAAACGGGTAAAATCAGCTACCTTGGCCCGCTGACCAATGCTGAAACACGCCGTCTGGTTGCCAGTGCCTACCTGGGTGCCAAGTACTGCTACGAAAATTATGCAGGTGGCGACCCGGCAGCCCTGGGCTTTGAAGTGATCTGGATTGGCTACTGGATCCCGACCCCCGACACCCTCGACCCGGCACAGGTGACGAACACCTTCTTCGATACGGGCAGCGATGTCGTCATCAGCGGTATTGACCCGCAAGATGCACTGATTGTCGCAGGCCAGCGCCGCGAACAGGGTGACAATGTCTATGCGATCCCGTACGACTATGTGGGCGCTTGCGAAACCGCACCGGATGCGTGCCTGGGTATCCCCTACTTCAACTGGGGTCCGTCTTATCTGGAATTCGTCCAAGAAGTCATGGCGGGTGAGTTCGAACCGACCTGGGAATGGCTAGGACCGGATTGGGCAGACATCAATGCCGCAGATACCAGCGCTGTCGGTTGGGAAAATGGCCCCGCTCTGAGCGAAGAAGCCGCCGCCAGCCTGGAAAGCTTCATCGCTGAAATCGCCGCTTTTGAAGCAGAAGACAATGAAGCATTCTTCCTGTGGGAAGGCCCTCTGAACTATCAGGACGGCACTGTCCTGGCAGAAGAAGGCGAATTCGTTGATCCGTTGGCAATCTGGTACCTGCCGCAATTGCTGGAAGGCATCACTGGCGACAGCACCCTGAGCGAGTAA
- a CDS encoding DUF1801 domain-containing protein, with translation MSEAIKDFIESINQDWQAKVCRQLDQTIREAIPDVEARIQYKKPHYLKNGKYAAVYGTAKGWVSFTIFNATSLQPPSDRFEASENGDRITLKILENQDVDYAQLGQMLKEAAATIG, from the coding sequence ATGAGCGAGGCGATTAAGGATTTTATTGAAAGTATCAACCAGGACTGGCAAGCCAAGGTTTGTCGCCAGCTTGATCAGACGATTCGGGAAGCCATTCCTGATGTTGAAGCACGCATTCAGTACAAAAAGCCCCACTACCTGAAAAATGGGAAGTATGCCGCTGTGTACGGTACGGCCAAAGGCTGGGTGAGCTTCACCATCTTTAACGCCACGAGTCTTCAGCCGCCATCAGATCGATTTGAAGCTTCGGAAAATGGCGACCGTATCACCCTGAAAATTCTTGAGAATCAAGATGTGGATTATGCGCAGTTGGGGCAAATGCTGAAGGAAGCGGCTGCTACGATCGGCTAG